A portion of the bacterium genome contains these proteins:
- a CDS encoding EamA family transporter, whose translation MPSAAPTVASPLLVWAALGVVYVVWGSTYLAIHVALETLPSFLGAGTRFLVAGGILYAWARWRGGARERPGPRQWRATAIVGGALLGGGNGGVVWAQHYIPSGVAALLVAVMPVWMALAARVLQDEPLRPRTVLGLGLGVAGIALLAGPVDTGGVHPLGVVVCTLASISWAVGSVWSRRAPLPPRAALATGMEMLAGGALLLVVGVLAGEPLRMDLAAASTRSWLALGYLVVFGSLLAFSCYVWLLGHAPTSLIGTYAFVNPVVAVLLGWAILGEPITPRMLVAGAVILGAVALIVSQARTPARAAPLAANGARATSARVTAG comes from the coding sequence ATGCCGTCCGCCGCGCCGACCGTCGCTTCGCCGCTGCTCGTGTGGGCGGCGCTCGGAGTCGTCTACGTGGTGTGGGGCTCGACCTACCTCGCGATCCACGTCGCGCTCGAGACCCTCCCCAGCTTCCTCGGCGCCGGCACGCGCTTCCTGGTCGCGGGCGGCATCCTCTACGCCTGGGCCCGCTGGCGGGGCGGCGCGCGGGAACGTCCCGGCCCGAGACAATGGCGCGCGACGGCGATCGTCGGCGGCGCGCTGCTCGGCGGCGGCAACGGCGGCGTGGTCTGGGCCCAGCACTACATCCCCTCCGGCGTCGCCGCCCTCCTCGTCGCCGTGATGCCGGTCTGGATGGCGCTCGCGGCGCGCGTGCTGCAGGACGAGCCGCTGCGACCGCGCACCGTGCTCGGCCTCGGCCTCGGCGTCGCGGGCATCGCACTGCTCGCAGGGCCGGTCGACACCGGCGGCGTGCATCCGCTCGGCGTCGTCGTCTGCACGCTCGCGTCGATCTCGTGGGCCGTCGGCTCCGTGTGGTCGCGGCGCGCTCCGCTGCCGCCGCGGGCCGCGCTCGCGACCGGCATGGAAATGCTCGCCGGCGGAGCGCTGCTGCTCGTCGTCGGCGTGCTCGCGGGCGAGCCCTTGCGCATGGACCTCGCCGCCGCCTCGACGCGCTCGTGGCTCGCCCTCGGCTATCTCGTGGTGTTCGGGTCGCTGCTGGCGTTCAGCTGCTACGTCTGGCTGCTCGGCCATGCCCCAACCTCGCTGATCGGGACTTACGCCTTCGTGAATCCCGTCGTGGCCGTGCTGCTCGGGTGGGCCATCCTGGGCGAGCCGATCACGCCGCGGATGCTCGTCGCGGGCGCCGTCATCCTCGGCGCGGTCGCGCTGATCGTGTCGCAGGCCCGGACGCCGGCGCGCGCCGCCCCGCTCGCGGCGAACGGCGCGCGCGCGACCTCCGCACGCGTCACGGCTGGCTGA
- a CDS encoding YciI family protein, producing MRVMVLVKATPDSEAGAMPSEQLLSEMGRYNEELVQAGVMLAGEGLHPSAKGVRVRFDGAARTVTDGPFAETRELIAGFWLWQVTSMAEAIAWAKRCPNPMPGSSEIEIRPVFEADDFGPELTPELRAQGERLRAATSASNPSLKR from the coding sequence ATGCGAGTGATGGTCCTGGTGAAGGCGACGCCGGACAGCGAGGCCGGCGCGATGCCGAGCGAGCAGCTGCTCTCGGAGATGGGGCGCTACAACGAGGAGCTCGTCCAGGCCGGCGTCATGCTGGCGGGCGAAGGGCTGCACCCGAGCGCGAAGGGCGTGCGCGTACGTTTCGACGGCGCGGCCCGCACCGTCACCGACGGGCCCTTTGCCGAGACCAGGGAGCTGATCGCAGGCTTCTGGCTCTGGCAGGTGACGTCGATGGCCGAGGCGATCGCCTGGGCGAAGCGCTGTCCGAACCCGATGCCGGGAAGCTCCGAGATCGAGATCCGTCCGGTCTTCGAGGCCGACGACTTCGGTCCCGAGCTGACGCCCGAGCTGCGCGCGCAGGGGGAGCGGCTGCGCGCGGCGACCTCGGCGTCGAACCCGTCCCTGAAGCGTTGA
- a CDS encoding DUF839 domain-containing protein, which translates to MPVPHEPTRRLFLRRSALALGGLCAASALPGPLASLAQARKPRGLDYGPLAPVADANTGLPLLELPAGFTYTTFGWAGDPLPGGAATPPAQDGMGVVRARNNRLWLVRNHELPFAGSSFGPPALTYDASATGGTTVLEFDPRRGRFLGARIGLAGTRQNCAGGVTPWGSWLTCEENVEPLAESHGWVFEVPAIGAARPEPLRALGRFVHEAAAVDPRTGIVYETEDRGTSGFYRMIPMVRGKLTRGGRLQMLAVAGQPQADLRGAVGAGVRFPVTWVDIDDPERAHSPGTTDTLGVFSQGFAAGGAVFRRLEGCGYGNRELWFTATSGGAAGRGQVWAYSPRWEQLRCVYESPSAEVMNNPDNLAFSPRGSLLLCEDGSRVGQYLLGVTPQGDVFPFARNAVVLNGQVNGWRGDFRGSEWAGATFWRRWLFVNVYLPGFTAAITGPWKRGAL; encoded by the coding sequence ATGCCCGTCCCGCACGAGCCCACCCGCCGCCTGTTCCTGCGTCGCAGCGCCCTCGCCCTGGGCGGCCTGTGCGCCGCCTCCGCCCTCCCCGGCCCCCTCGCGAGCCTGGCGCAGGCCCGCAAGCCGCGCGGCCTCGACTACGGGCCGCTCGCGCCGGTCGCGGACGCGAACACCGGCCTGCCCCTCCTCGAGCTGCCCGCGGGCTTCACCTACACGACCTTCGGCTGGGCCGGCGATCCGCTGCCCGGCGGCGCGGCGACGCCCCCGGCACAGGACGGCATGGGCGTGGTGCGGGCGCGCAACAATCGCCTGTGGCTCGTGCGCAACCACGAGCTGCCCTTTGCGGGCAGCAGCTTCGGGCCGCCCGCGCTCACCTACGACGCGAGCGCGACGGGCGGCACCACGGTCCTCGAGTTCGATCCGCGCCGCGGGCGCTTCCTCGGCGCGCGCATCGGCCTCGCCGGCACGCGCCAGAACTGCGCCGGCGGCGTCACGCCCTGGGGCTCCTGGCTCACCTGCGAGGAGAACGTCGAGCCGCTCGCCGAGAGCCACGGCTGGGTCTTCGAGGTGCCGGCGATCGGCGCCGCGCGCCCCGAGCCGCTGCGCGCGCTCGGCCGCTTCGTGCACGAGGCCGCCGCCGTCGATCCCCGCACCGGCATCGTCTACGAGACGGAGGACCGCGGCACCTCCGGCTTCTACCGCATGATCCCCATGGTGCGCGGCAAGCTCACGCGCGGCGGGCGGCTGCAGATGCTCGCCGTCGCCGGCCAGCCGCAGGCCGACCTGCGCGGCGCAGTCGGCGCCGGCGTGCGCTTCCCGGTCACCTGGGTCGACATCGACGACCCCGAGCGCGCGCACTCGCCGGGGACGACGGACACGCTCGGCGTCTTCTCGCAGGGCTTCGCCGCGGGCGGCGCCGTCTTCCGCCGCCTCGAGGGCTGCGGCTACGGCAATCGCGAGCTGTGGTTCACGGCCACGAGCGGAGGCGCCGCGGGACGCGGACAGGTGTGGGCCTACAGCCCGCGCTGGGAGCAGCTTCGCTGCGTCTACGAGTCGCCCTCCGCCGAGGTGATGAACAACCCCGACAACCTCGCCTTCTCGCCGCGGGGCAGCCTCCTGCTGTGCGAGGACGGCAGCCGCGTCGGCCAGTACCTCCTCGGGGTCACGCCGCAGGGCGACGTCTTCCCCTTCGCCCGCAACGCCGTAGTGCTGAACGGCCAGGTGAACGGCTGGCGCGGCGACTTCCGCGGATCGGAGTGGGCGGGGGCGACCTTCTGGCGCCGCTGGCTCTTCGTGAACGTCTATCTGCCGGGCTTCACGGCCGCGATCACGGGCCCCTGGAAACGCGGCGCCCTCTGA
- a CDS encoding VOC family protein, with the protein MHIQPYLFFNGRCEEAVEFYQRTVGAKAGMLLRMKDSPEPPPPGAMPPGMESKIMHGELQIGDTTLLVSDGMSDGPPTFDGFRLALQVADVATCERLFAGLAAGGQVQQAPAKTFFSAAFGMCTDRFGLPWMVLVSQP; encoded by the coding sequence ATGCACATCCAGCCGTACCTGTTCTTCAACGGCCGCTGTGAGGAGGCGGTCGAGTTCTACCAGCGGACCGTCGGCGCGAAGGCCGGCATGCTGTTGCGCATGAAGGACAGTCCCGAGCCCCCGCCGCCGGGGGCGATGCCGCCGGGCATGGAGAGCAAGATCATGCACGGCGAGCTCCAGATCGGCGACACGACGCTCCTCGTCTCCGACGGGATGAGCGACGGGCCGCCGACGTTCGACGGCTTCCGCCTGGCGCTGCAGGTCGCGGACGTCGCCACCTGCGAACGCCTCTTCGCCGGCCTCGCGGCCGGCGGTCAGGTGCAGCAGGCGCCGGCGAAGACGTTCTTCTCCGCCGCGTTCGGCATGTGCACCGACCGCTTCGGGTTGCCGTGGATGGTCCTCGTCAGCCAGCCGTGA